Proteins encoded within one genomic window of Saccharopolyspora pogona:
- a CDS encoding roadblock/LC7 domain-containing protein → MNAQNSQPNQFGWLVTDFTERVPGVAHAVVVSADGLLLTASARLPTDRADQLAAVASGLLSLTQGAARCFEAGAVNETVVEMERGLMLQMAISDGSCLTVLAAPHCDMGLIAYEMALLVERVGQILTPELRSQLQGTNRVMTGQSV, encoded by the coding sequence ATGAACGCCCAAAACTCCCAACCGAACCAATTCGGCTGGCTGGTCACGGACTTCACCGAGAGAGTTCCAGGCGTGGCGCACGCCGTGGTCGTCTCAGCAGACGGGCTGCTGCTGACGGCATCCGCGAGACTGCCCACCGACCGGGCCGACCAACTCGCGGCGGTCGCTTCAGGGCTGCTCAGCCTCACCCAAGGCGCGGCGCGATGCTTCGAAGCCGGGGCCGTGAACGAAACCGTGGTTGAAATGGAACGCGGCCTCATGCTGCAGATGGCGATCAGCGACGGCTCGTGCCTGACGGTGCTGGCCGCGCCGCACTGCGACATGGGCCTGATCGCCTACGAAATGGCTTTGCTGGTGGAACGAGTCGGCCAGATCCTGACCCCCGAACTGCGCTCCCAACTGCAGGGAACGAATCGGGTGATGACCGGCCAGTCGGTGTGA
- a CDS encoding sensor histidine kinase codes for MSSGLENPAANATRASTWSRTTQMLTGWITNWRNWKLPVKITAVVLVPVIFALVLGVLQILSQINQADQYAKLDRVVAAGNVVRAAVGQLQQERSKAAEFLVRGPVSAPEVQERYTATDRALDEIHQRLRAVPDSDAVRFARQDTDRQLTGLAPIRQQVLGGHPDPGVVINTYTEFVGVLLALDRTLTSQISSSQLVSTAISAHELAQISEEMQLQQALVLVGLTRGDFTTDNLARLAASESRRTSAVKEFRASATPPQRMRYDQLYAKPEVPARETSVQLAMVERDNSKSRISTQLISPSAWKDQSRTALEALDTLQTHLDQQLHDTAFALQDTSSNMAGLESVILLSALLIAGAIVVVVARHLLGSLDILRRTALDTANHQLPQAVADIRAGHASRSPVDQVPVESTDEIGEVARAFDDVHTQAVNLATEQAELRRSYSDSFVNVSRRSQSLLERQLRLFEHLERDEEDPDQLATLFQLDHLATRMRRNNENLMVLSGADPARRFSQPTSPADLIRAAVSEIEHYPRVIVQPLPDVKIVGYAASDLVRLLAELLDNAANFSAPETQVTVSGHRRGDGSLEVCIVDRGIGMSPDELTAVNQRLATDEEIKLSTSRRMGLFVVGRLASRHGIRAELRPGPEAVGVHVAVSLGPELLVDVAGPALPVAANGIVPNDRTADTLVEEFDWEAAEHDASSQRHLVRNGIHLFRSPANGAPPVPPGELSNTQEIARAPAQIPEQHNDETAPAPIFNNLASAWFQVPSQASHTATRPAIQWPAPPPADAGRMGTFLPPMTGRFPSSQPTRNGHGGQSVWTFANDEARQRAEKVAAAEPADYTTAGLPLRVPRANLVAGSAGADHSERARPPRDPHVARGRLASFQAGVRRGRHRQQSAPHNGTAPAGASPQAVPEPSTNNGPAAAPEPLIDQESVDYTTAGLPRRTPRAQLVPGTATDPAVTPRRDADLMRGRLASFQRGVREGKHSLRDARSAD; via the coding sequence GTGAGCAGCGGACTCGAAAACCCGGCCGCGAACGCAACCCGGGCGTCCACGTGGTCGCGCACCACACAAATGCTCACCGGGTGGATCACCAATTGGCGCAACTGGAAACTACCGGTCAAGATCACCGCCGTCGTACTCGTTCCGGTGATCTTCGCACTGGTGCTCGGCGTGCTGCAGATCCTCAGCCAGATCAACCAGGCCGACCAATACGCCAAGCTGGACCGGGTGGTCGCGGCCGGCAACGTCGTGCGCGCGGCAGTTGGCCAACTGCAGCAGGAACGCAGCAAGGCCGCGGAATTCCTGGTGCGCGGGCCGGTTTCCGCGCCGGAAGTGCAGGAACGCTACACCGCGACTGACCGGGCCCTGGACGAGATCCACCAGCGACTGCGGGCCGTCCCGGACAGCGATGCGGTCCGGTTCGCCCGGCAGGACACCGACCGGCAGCTCACCGGACTCGCTCCGATCCGCCAGCAGGTGCTGGGCGGCCACCCGGACCCCGGGGTGGTGATCAACACCTACACCGAGTTCGTCGGGGTGCTGCTTGCGCTCGACCGCACGCTGACCAGCCAGATCTCGTCGTCCCAACTGGTGTCCACCGCCATCAGCGCGCACGAGCTGGCGCAGATCAGCGAGGAGATGCAGCTCCAGCAGGCTCTGGTACTCGTGGGGCTGACCCGCGGCGACTTCACCACCGACAACCTGGCTCGGCTCGCGGCCAGCGAATCCCGCCGCACCTCCGCCGTCAAGGAATTCCGCGCGTCCGCCACGCCGCCACAGCGGATGCGCTACGACCAGCTCTACGCCAAGCCGGAGGTGCCGGCGCGGGAAACGTCGGTGCAGCTGGCGATGGTCGAACGCGACAACAGCAAGTCGCGGATCTCCACGCAGCTGATATCGCCCTCGGCGTGGAAGGACCAGTCCCGGACGGCGCTTGAAGCGCTCGACACGCTCCAAACGCACCTTGACCAGCAGCTGCACGACACCGCGTTCGCCTTGCAGGACACCTCCAGCAACATGGCCGGGCTGGAGTCGGTGATCCTGCTGTCGGCGCTGCTGATCGCGGGCGCGATCGTCGTGGTGGTCGCCAGGCACCTGCTCGGCTCCCTCGATATCCTGCGGCGCACCGCGCTGGACACGGCGAACCACCAGCTGCCGCAAGCTGTCGCCGACATCCGCGCCGGTCACGCCAGCCGATCCCCCGTCGACCAGGTGCCGGTTGAAAGCACTGACGAGATCGGCGAAGTGGCGAGGGCCTTTGACGACGTGCACACCCAAGCCGTCAACCTCGCCACCGAGCAGGCCGAACTCCGCCGCAGCTACAGCGATTCGTTCGTCAACGTGTCGCGACGCAGCCAGAGCCTGCTGGAACGGCAGCTCCGGCTGTTCGAGCATCTCGAACGCGACGAGGAAGACCCCGACCAGTTGGCGACGCTGTTCCAGCTGGACCACCTGGCCACCCGGATGCGCCGCAACAACGAGAACCTCATGGTGCTTTCCGGGGCTGACCCGGCGCGGCGGTTCTCGCAGCCGACGTCGCCCGCGGATCTGATCCGGGCCGCGGTGTCGGAGATCGAGCACTACCCGCGGGTGATCGTCCAGCCGCTGCCGGACGTCAAGATCGTCGGATACGCTGCCAGCGACCTGGTGCGGCTGCTGGCCGAACTCCTCGACAACGCGGCGAACTTCTCAGCCCCGGAAACCCAGGTCACGGTTTCCGGACATCGGCGCGGCGACGGATCGCTGGAAGTCTGCATCGTCGACCGCGGCATTGGCATGTCCCCGGACGAGCTGACCGCCGTCAACCAGCGGCTGGCCACCGACGAAGAGATCAAGCTGTCGACGTCCCGGCGCATGGGCCTGTTCGTCGTCGGCCGGCTCGCCAGCCGCCACGGAATCCGGGCCGAACTGCGCCCCGGACCCGAGGCGGTCGGGGTGCACGTCGCGGTCAGCCTCGGCCCCGAACTGCTGGTGGATGTGGCGGGCCCGGCACTGCCGGTCGCGGCCAACGGCATCGTGCCCAACGACCGCACCGCTGACACGCTGGTCGAGGAGTTCGACTGGGAGGCGGCCGAACACGACGCGTCCAGCCAGCGCCACCTCGTGCGCAATGGAATCCACCTGTTCCGTTCCCCTGCCAACGGGGCTCCGCCCGTGCCGCCAGGCGAACTGTCCAACACCCAGGAGATCGCCCGAGCGCCCGCGCAGATCCCCGAACAGCATAACGACGAGACGGCCCCGGCACCGATCTTCAACAACCTCGCCTCCGCGTGGTTCCAGGTGCCGTCGCAGGCCTCCCACACCGCCACCCGCCCCGCCATCCAATGGCCCGCTCCCCCACCAGCAGATGCTGGGAGGATGGGAACCTTCCTGCCACCAATGACAGGAAGGTTCCCTTCCTCCCAGCCCACGCGTAACGGTCACGGCGGCCAGAGCGTGTGGACCTTCGCGAACGACGAAGCTCGACAGCGGGCAGAGAAGGTTGCGGCCGCAGAACCCGCCGACTACACCACTGCGGGTCTTCCTCTGCGGGTCCCGCGAGCGAACCTGGTGGCCGGGAGCGCCGGAGCCGATCACAGCGAACGGGCACGGCCGCCCCGCGATCCGCATGTTGCCCGCGGCCGGTTGGCGAGCTTCCAGGCCGGCGTTCGGCGTGGCCGCCACAGGCAGCAGTCGGCCCCTCACAACGGCACCGCACCGGCAGGGGCGTCGCCGCAGGCGGTCCCAGAGCCGAGCACCAACAATGGCCCCGCCGCAGCACCCGAGCCGCTCATCGACCAAGAATCCGTCGACTACACCACTGCCGGGCTGCCCCGGCGAACCCCAAGAGCCCAACTGGTGCCGGGAACGGCTACCGATCCAGCTGTGACGCCGCGCCGCGATGCGGACCTGATGCGTGGGCGGCTGGCCAGTTTCCAACGCGGAGTCCGCGAAGGCAAGCACAGCCTCCGCGACGCGCGCTCAGCCGACTAA
- a CDS encoding DUF485 domain-containing protein, which produces MPNATQPPPPRTPSGGPAASATFGKIDKPAPRAHRPPAPDYERIARSPEFVDLRARLRRFAFPMTAVFLIWYLGYVIIAAYLPEFMSIRLVGEVNIALVMGVGQFATTILITALYLRYAARQIDPRVQALNQDAVGEDPR; this is translated from the coding sequence ATGCCCAACGCAACTCAGCCCCCGCCGCCGCGCACCCCCAGCGGCGGGCCCGCAGCGTCCGCCACCTTCGGTAAGATCGACAAGCCCGCGCCGCGAGCTCATCGACCGCCGGCACCGGACTACGAGCGCATCGCGCGGAGCCCCGAATTCGTCGACCTGCGCGCCAGGCTGCGCCGCTTCGCCTTCCCGATGACCGCGGTATTCCTCATCTGGTACCTCGGATACGTCATCATCGCCGCCTACCTGCCGGAATTCATGAGCATTCGGCTCGTCGGCGAGGTCAACATCGCCCTCGTCATGGGGGTCGGCCAGTTCGCGACCACGATCCTGATCACTGCCCTCTACCTCCGGTACGCGGCTCGCCAGATCGATCCGCGGGTGCAGGCGCTCAACCAGGACGCGGTCGGGGAGGACCCTCGATGA
- a CDS encoding solute symporter family protein, with amino-acid sequence MIDTNPVLNMSIFGVFVLITLYMVYRVSSTGTATDYFAAGGRFTGAQNGIALSGDFLSAASFLGIAGAIAVHGYDGFLYSIGFLVGWLINLLLVAELLRNTGRFTMGDVLSFRMRQRPVRAAAAVSTLVISFVYMIAQMAGAGSLVALLLDVHSSGGQALVIGGVGVVMVVYVLVGGMKGTTWVQIIKTGILMLCAVMMTLFLMGKFGFSITSLLQHAAEQNSLGDRIFSPGAKYGQSDVTKLDFVSLSLALVLGVAGLPHVLMRFYTVPDALQARRSVVWATCTMAVFYLCTLVIRYGAGAVNGTEAILAAPGGENSAAPLLAFRVGGTVLLGIVAAIAFATILAVVAGLTLTASASFAHDVYANVVKHGKADPDSEVRVARLTALFIGAASILGGILVNGQNIAFLVSLAFAFAASANLSTLLFSLFWRRFNTRGTLWGIYGGLSSCLVLVIFSPVVSGSPDSILPGVDFAWFPLSNPGIVSIPISFLCGYVGTLIGGGQVSKKRTAEMEVRSLTGIGSS; translated from the coding sequence ATGATCGACACCAACCCGGTGCTCAACATGAGCATCTTCGGGGTGTTCGTGCTGATCACGCTCTACATGGTCTACCGCGTGAGCAGCACCGGCACCGCGACCGACTACTTCGCCGCCGGTGGCCGGTTCACCGGTGCGCAGAACGGCATCGCCCTGTCCGGGGACTTCCTGTCGGCGGCGTCGTTCCTCGGAATCGCCGGGGCTATCGCGGTGCACGGCTACGACGGCTTCCTCTACTCGATCGGCTTCCTAGTCGGCTGGCTGATCAACCTGCTGCTGGTCGCCGAACTCCTGCGCAACACCGGGCGCTTCACGATGGGTGACGTGCTTAGCTTCCGGATGCGGCAGCGTCCGGTCCGTGCGGCCGCCGCAGTGTCCACATTGGTAATTTCGTTCGTCTACATGATCGCCCAGATGGCTGGCGCGGGCAGCCTGGTGGCGCTGCTGCTCGACGTGCACAGTTCCGGCGGCCAGGCGCTGGTCATCGGCGGCGTCGGTGTGGTCATGGTCGTCTACGTGCTGGTGGGCGGCATGAAGGGAACCACCTGGGTGCAGATCATCAAGACAGGCATCCTCATGCTGTGCGCGGTCATGATGACCTTGTTCCTGATGGGCAAGTTCGGGTTCAGCATCACCTCGCTGCTGCAGCACGCGGCGGAGCAGAACTCGTTGGGGGACCGGATCTTCTCGCCCGGCGCGAAGTACGGGCAGAGCGACGTGACCAAACTGGACTTCGTGTCGCTGTCGCTGGCGTTGGTCCTGGGCGTCGCTGGGCTGCCGCATGTGCTGATGCGGTTCTACACAGTGCCCGATGCGCTGCAGGCACGGCGCTCCGTGGTTTGGGCGACCTGCACGATGGCCGTGTTCTACCTGTGCACCCTGGTGATCAGGTACGGGGCGGGGGCGGTCAACGGCACGGAGGCGATCCTCGCGGCCCCCGGCGGCGAGAACTCTGCCGCGCCGCTGCTGGCCTTCCGCGTCGGGGGCACGGTGCTGCTGGGGATCGTGGCCGCGATCGCATTCGCGACGATCCTCGCCGTCGTCGCCGGGCTGACGCTGACCGCGTCCGCATCTTTCGCCCACGACGTTTACGCCAACGTCGTCAAGCACGGCAAAGCGGATCCGGACTCGGAGGTTCGTGTGGCGCGGTTGACCGCGCTCTTTATCGGTGCCGCATCGATCCTCGGCGGGATCCTCGTCAACGGGCAGAACATCGCGTTCCTGGTCTCGCTCGCGTTCGCCTTCGCCGCTTCAGCGAATCTGTCGACGCTGCTGTTCTCGCTGTTCTGGCGGCGGTTCAACACCCGCGGCACGCTGTGGGGGATCTACGGCGGGCTGAGCTCGTGCCTGGTGCTGGTCATCTTCTCACCGGTTGTGTCGGGTTCGCCGGACTCGATCCTGCCCGGCGTGGACTTCGCGTGGTTCCCGCTGAGCAACCCCGGGATCGTGTCGATCCCGATCTCGTTTCTGTGCGGCTACGTCGGCACCCTGATCGGCGGCGGCCAGGTGAGCAAGAAGCGAACCGCGGAGATGGAAGTCCGCTCCCTCACCGGCATCGGCTCGTCGTGA
- a CDS encoding lytic polysaccharide monooxygenase, with translation MSPTITQLQTGDVNLEFKASAKHMGGFQVFITKDGWDPSKPLAWGDLEEVANVDTPPETSEGYSVAAKIPEGKTGQHMLYTIWQRTDSPEAFYYCSDVIFGRQGTAQTGALEAQQPAGSTPAASHDQGTHETTRPATPASATSLWDPVMDWFA, from the coding sequence TTGTCGCCGACGATCACTCAGCTGCAGACCGGTGACGTCAACCTCGAATTCAAGGCCTCCGCCAAGCACATGGGCGGCTTCCAGGTGTTCATCACCAAGGACGGCTGGGATCCGTCGAAGCCACTGGCATGGGGCGACCTGGAAGAGGTTGCCAACGTCGACACCCCGCCCGAAACCTCCGAGGGCTACTCGGTCGCCGCGAAGATCCCCGAAGGCAAGACCGGCCAGCACATGCTCTACACGATCTGGCAGCGCACCGACAGCCCGGAGGCCTTCTACTACTGCTCGGACGTGATCTTCGGACGACAGGGCACCGCGCAAACCGGCGCGCTCGAAGCTCAGCAACCCGCAGGCTCGACGCCTGCCGCCTCACACGACCAAGGCACCCATGAGACCACGCGACCCGCGACTCCCGCTTCGGCTACGTCCCTCTGGGATCCCGTGATGGACTGGTTCGCCTGA
- a CDS encoding lytic polysaccharide monooxygenase, with product MNVRHKAAASAVLGCFSIVGTLLVPQVAFAHGDMQAPTGRAYICFLEGAESPDSEGCKGCKGVVADDHSAADR from the coding sequence GTGAACGTGCGTCACAAGGCTGCCGCGTCTGCTGTTCTCGGCTGCTTTTCCATCGTCGGCACCCTGCTGGTCCCGCAGGTTGCCTTCGCCCACGGTGACATGCAGGCGCCGACCGGTCGCGCCTACATCTGCTTCCTGGAAGGCGCGGAGAGCCCGGATTCCGAGGGTTGCAAGGGTTGCAAGGGAGTTGTCGCCGACGATCACTCAGCTGCAGACCGGTGA
- a CDS encoding GNAT family N-acetyltransferase yields the protein MQHNLEHRIGEYTLRAAQPSDVDGARKVMLDTFYKEFGHGYDSTWHADVIGIEHAYLQNPRHALFVAVRNGEVAATTAVRANGPSSPPHPQWIVDHYPSGETAQLFRVYVDRAHRRHGLARALVAMACDFVADTDGYSAIYLHTNPAIEGAEPFWRAMAKEIYDARGDHQHSPAIHFEIPIPR from the coding sequence ATGCAGCACAACCTCGAACACCGCATCGGTGAGTACACCCTTCGGGCAGCCCAACCATCCGATGTCGACGGCGCACGAAAGGTCATGCTCGACACCTTCTACAAGGAGTTCGGACACGGCTACGACTCGACATGGCACGCGGACGTGATCGGCATCGAGCACGCTTACCTCCAAAACCCCCGGCACGCCCTGTTCGTCGCGGTCCGCAACGGCGAGGTCGCGGCGACAACCGCAGTGCGCGCCAACGGACCCAGCAGCCCGCCACATCCACAATGGATCGTCGACCACTACCCGAGCGGCGAGACCGCCCAGCTGTTCCGGGTTTACGTCGACAGAGCGCATCGCCGACACGGCCTCGCACGCGCCCTGGTTGCGATGGCTTGCGATTTCGTCGCCGACACCGACGGATATTCGGCGATCTACCTGCACACCAACCCGGCGATCGAAGGAGCCGAACCCTTCTGGCGCGCGATGGCGAAGGAGATCTACGACGCGCGCGGAGATCACCAGCACAGCCCGGCCATCCACTTCGAAATCCCGATCCCGCGCTGA
- a CDS encoding FadR/GntR family transcriptional regulator yields MSSASPSSWEPVRKVRTYEQVMAQIEQRMLEGLLAPGDRLPSERELSQLLGVSRPSLREALRVLEALGIVEVRPGRGPEGGTVFVGRPGEGFAILLKMQLALGHFSDTDVLRTRLMLEEWAVADAARNATHEDHEALRGILDQMDAPELTARDFNRLDTEFHVRVAESTGNSLASYLMSSLRTVIQRQMIDAYEQLADWRETAKAVRAEHREILRVIEEHDAPRAVELVRGHINDFYELGSFSGGAAESDQ; encoded by the coding sequence ATGAGTTCCGCGAGTCCGAGCTCATGGGAGCCGGTGCGCAAGGTCCGCACTTACGAGCAGGTCATGGCGCAGATCGAGCAGCGCATGCTGGAGGGGCTGCTCGCGCCGGGCGACCGGCTGCCCAGCGAACGTGAACTCTCACAGCTCCTCGGCGTCAGCCGCCCGTCGCTGCGCGAGGCGCTGCGCGTGCTGGAAGCGCTCGGCATTGTCGAAGTTCGGCCCGGCCGCGGCCCCGAAGGCGGGACGGTGTTCGTCGGCCGTCCCGGTGAGGGCTTCGCGATCCTGCTGAAGATGCAGTTGGCGCTCGGGCATTTCAGCGACACCGACGTCCTCCGCACCCGGCTGATGCTGGAGGAGTGGGCGGTCGCCGACGCGGCGCGCAACGCAACCCACGAGGACCACGAGGCGTTGCGCGGCATCCTGGACCAGATGGACGCGCCGGAGCTCACCGCCCGCGACTTCAACCGGCTGGACACCGAATTCCACGTGCGGGTCGCGGAATCCACCGGGAACTCGCTGGCCTCCTACCTGATGAGCTCGCTGCGCACCGTCATCCAACGCCAGATGATCGACGCGTACGAGCAGCTGGCGGACTGGCGCGAGACCGCGAAGGCGGTGCGCGCCGAGCACCGGGAGATCCTGCGGGTCATCGAGGAGCACGACGCGCCGCGGGCCGTCGAACTCGTCCGCGGCCACATCAACGACTTTTACGAACTCGGCTCGTTCTCCGGCGGAGCCGCCGAGAGCGATCAGTGA